aacaacggaAAAACAATCAGATTATTACTCACACACCCAACCACAGTTTCCATTTAGATCTCAACCTAAAAACTCGTGGTAAATATTGAATATATATGATTTCTCTAGAATTATATCACTTCTGTGTGTGGGAGAACGCATTGGAAAAAGTACATGATTGTCAATATCACCAATGCTAAGGCATCAAAGAGTATTAATACCTTTTGGTATAGTAATCCATTATTCCTCCATGTGGGCAGCTGAAAAACTGTGAGATAAAGTGAACCCTGCATGCTGGGCAACTTTAAAAGCCGGTAAGTGAATTATCTTTCGAGTTGAGCTTTTAACTTCGTTCTTGATcttgaaacagcagcagacagacagaataacCACCATTTAAGGTCCACTTAACGTGCTTCTTCTGGATTGCCTACAGGTTCATGGCAAATGAACTTTATGACAGCGAATATATGATACAGACAACAACTTTTGGCGTTTCACTCCCAAACTATTTTTTAGTTCACTCTCAGAGGAAGTGATGAAGTATACTGCTGTTCTGTCTGCACTCACAGGAAGCAACGTTATCTTCTTTTAAAGTGTCTTTGGTCGAGAGACACGTCAAAGATGATTTTGCTAACAGTGACGGAACGGGGATGGACACAATGGGTGCTTCTTCACCTTATGGTCTCAGGTACAATTTAGGATTTTTGATCGCAAGAATGAAAAATTTcggtgtgtgtatttgtggctGTCATTAAAATAGTCCTGGGGAATTTATCTATTCTTCAACTCAGCCCACCGTGTTTTAGTATAAATGTTTTGCAGGTGATCAGATTTCACTGAAGTATTTTCAACTTTCTTGGTTAGTTTAGTTTCAAAGGAGAGAGAAGCCTTAAACTTCAGAAAGActcttttcagaatcagaaagactttattgccattgtaagtgaagaggtttcacattattaggaatttgtcttggtgattggtgcatacatagaacgcaacaagtaacatataatagaagaataaaataaaataaggtaacacaaaataaaataagatgagtaaaataaataagtttctggaggtagtctaaaagtgaggtagtgcagggtggagtatagtgcaagtgggtgaaaaacagtgcaaatgaacagcaggtggataacGACgagcaaaaatcagttactaaagtgcagggcagcatgttagtcagttggtgttcaacagtctaacagcacaggggaaacTTACCTGTATGTTACTGCACAGCTttacttgttgttttttaaatcaagtgACATGTCAAACTTCCTGTAAATTCTGTTTAAAAGAACAAACGCAGATGTTGGTTGAGCATTTCAGTGATGTAGTGGTTATTTTTGGCAGGATGCCTTTCATTAACATCCTGTGattgttctgttttcatgttcGTGTTGTTTCAGGTGCTCGCTCTCTGGTCACAGTCCACCAGCCTCCTGTGCTTACTGCCGTTCTGGGTCGTGATGTTACAATGCCGTGCCAGCTCAACATTTCCCACGATGAGAAAATGGTGAACTCACCGGTTCTGTATTGGGTGTACTTCAAAGACAACACTTCCCATGTCAAACTGTGGCCCCCCACTGAAAACTACCAGGGACGTGTTGCCCTTCTGGACGAAAACGTGAACTCCTCAGACAAATCCATACTCTTCAAGAGCATCCATTGGGCCGACAGTGGGAAGTACTTGTGCAAGCTCTCCATCATCACTGCAGAGAACAACAAACGTTCCAGAAAAACAGGGAACGGGACATTACTGACGGTTTACGGTAAATACAAGGTTTCAGAGGagttggggggggggacaaaTGTCCTCACAGGGAGAGATAAACTTGAAGACATTTCGCATCTGCGAGTTTATCTCAGACTTCTGTAGATTTTTACTCACCTTAAAGACAAAACGGTGACAAAGTTTTGGTTTGTAGGAAGGACTGAGAAAATCTGAGGGGTAAAAGTCAGGGTCAGGACTAAgattattgatttatttcaggACGGACGCATCTAATTAAGCAGAGTAAGGGCTCAAATATGCATCATGTGCCTGTGCTCCAGACGTCTTCTCCGCTGTCCTGCACAGCCATCTGCAGCCTCTGCATGCAGCTTATTTCGCTGTGACTTTGTGGGGGCAGTTCTGATGCTGACTTCACAAGAAATGTTGACATGCAACGAAAAAAAATCCCCGCCTGGCCGTTGTTGATTAACTTATAAATGGTAGCGACGTGAGcgagaaaaaacaaaagtctgagtgcatttattttgtaaatgaaatcaaactgaCATAATGGACATCAGTCTTCAGGTGCTCCTTTGGAACTACGCAGACACATTCATGTGCAACGGTCACTGTCCCGTTTGATATGAATTTTAGAGACATTTTTGGGTCTCAAGTCCTTTTCAATCATGCAGCGTGGATCTCAGGGTGGTCAGTGAAAAATCTCAACTGGTAAACAGGCCTTTGGTTAAGTTCAAAGTTTTAGGGTTAAGCATAAAATTGCTTTGTGtagttgtgtctgtgtggttcAGCCTGGGATGAGGAGGGATTATAGATTATGGATTTCATTAACAGATGAAACCTGCAGCACAGACGTTTGCGTTTCTTACTTTAACATGCTGTGCATCTCTGTGCATCTCTCCTCAGACACCATGATCTTTGCCCGCCACAACgactctctgctctgctgttcagTAAACGTGACCCGAGATGCCGAATTCGTTTTGTCCATTTATCACGGTGGATCCAAACTCCAAAGTGTTGACTCTTTCTCGGGAGACTTTTCTGCAGCTCTGCCCTACGTCACACTCTCTGAGACGATCTCGTTGAGGAGCGGAGGAAACTATGAGTGTCAGCTGCACCTGAACGAAGAGCTGGTGACGAAGAGCAACTTCCACTACGGTCCAAATGGTAATAATCTCAACTATATAAAACTCTTTAGCTGTAGCGTAgatcacataaaaacacaaaaactgacaaaatagtGAGACTGGAAACAATGTCTTTGCCCTGTCATTGCAAATGTTTAAACATGTCCTGTCTGGATATGTGTGAACCCACATCTGAAGAAAAGCTTGTGGTCCCATTTTATTGCCCTAAAGTTGAAACTAGACGAGTTTTAAGCATGGAAAGATcagtgaattttatttttgaagctgCAGGCAGTTTTAAAATGCTTCATTGCCGAGAAATCATGCACTATGTCAACAAGACAACATGTCTGAATGCTTTCTTCTTTATCAGCTGGAGTAGGTGGAAGTACTGAAAAAAACGTTTCAACTACCCCTGGTGAGTCTCTCTTAAAAAGTAGGAAACGTTCACTCTCAGTTGCTTGTCTAGGTTAATTTTGCTTCTGGGGAGGGTTGTGCGATTTCTCATCTTCCTTTTTAatgtctcctcttctctgtgtaatttgggtgaacttCTCCTTTAAGTTGTTTTTACAGGAGAAAGGATTACAATAAATCCAGCGCCGTATCAATATGTGATTTAATTTTAGGattgcacttcctgtctggtgtgtttgtgtttctcagagcCAGATGAGGAGGTGTTTCCGGAGCCGTGGCCCCTGTATGGGGGTCTCCTCCTGGTGCCCATCGTAATCCTGCTGATCCTCGTAACCGCCCTGCTGATGCACAGAGGCCAAGTTCGTTAACACCTGGCTCGAACCGAGAGGCTTGACGCCGGAGATCCAGGCtgtcagcaaaggaaaagaGACCAAAGCAATTCGTGAACAGGGACAATCAGCTTAATTCAACTCTGTGGAGGAAGACCATCTACAGGGCTCGCTCTTACTCCCAGCTCATTATACACTCATGAAAAGCTAATTACGAACATGATATCATCCAGTAGATCACCATAAACTCTGCACACTGAACCTTTAATGAAGACAGCATTACAAATTAtttaatactgtaaatatttagaGGGACTGTCAACATCTGTGGCCTCCTATGAGCCAGCTAGGAAACATCTACCAGCACACGCTTTCAACAGgttcttcattcatttaaactgtaaactgtttgAATATTATTGCACAGAAAGGTAATAGACTGTGGCCCCTGCGACCCGGACCCGAATAAACAGTAGAAAACGAGACGAGAGAAGGTAACAGAATATCTAAGTGCTTACATATGGATATAAAttatatatgaataaaatatgtcatTAATCTTATGAATTCTTCTTACTGCTCTTGGCTCGAATATGTTTTAACATGTCTCATTGTGACACGAGCCATTTGTTCCGGTTTTGCTGTACTTCTTTGTTAGAAAATCAAAGTCTTCCTTCCGCAGAAACGTGTACTTCTGGCTTTCTTTTCTGCAACTGCCCTCAGCCACCACTAGAGGGAGATGAAGTATAAAGAATGAGAACTCAAATCACTGACttcaaaaagcaaaattctgTAGATGACCTCTTATGAAAATGTATCACCTGCCAATGCATCACACCTGCTTTTTTGTCCAGGAATcacagaaattatgtttatatttgtgcattaaaaaaacaaatttactcTCAATGCCTCAAACTGGATGAGTGATATGATCCTCACtggtgttgttgctgtgatttCAGTTAAtccaaatatataaaaagatgaaaagggaTGCTGGTGGAATTAGGGACagtgaggtcacacacacacacacacacacacacacacacacacacacacactttgttcaaGGGCAGGGGCATGGATGTGATCTGCACAGTAATCCTGACTTCTGCATAATGAAATGGCCAAAACAAGAGatcagcgcacacacacacacacacacacacacacacacacacacaacatgacaccAGGTGCACGGACTTGCTCTCTGACACAGCTCAGAGGGGCCCGTATGTGGGTATGTGGTTTAATGACACAAAGCGGTAGTTGTTATCACAATGAGTCAAAAACCTGACAgtttcaaatgtcaaacagcCCCGTTGCAGGACTGAGAACAGAACGCAGCTGCGATGACTAAGCTTTCCATTTAATTCTGGCTGATTTAAAGCACATAAACATTTTCTTGCACACCTAAAATAAAAGCATGGTCCTCAAAATGACACGTTACAGCCTCTTTAGTGCCAACCCCTTTTAAACCACCAGTCATCCACCAAAGGTCTGATGTGAATTTGAAATTAGCTAAAACCGACGGGTTATACTGTATTTGAAGATCATTAACACCATTATGTAGTTGCAGCGAGATGTTCACTAATCGGGGGGAGGTTTAGAAACTTCTCACCTCTCGAGGATTGCAGAGCAAGACTTCTCCCTGAGCAAAGACTTGTAGTTCTcatgaaacacaaaagaattttactctttaacaaaatGGTCTCTCTTTgtagggattttttttctgtgatgttatCGGACACTCagagtaacaacaacaacaaaaagactttTGGTGGACGTAACTTTGATGGACAGAGCTGATCCAGCAGTGATCTCCTGGATCAATCCAAAAAATAAGGCCCAGGTTAAatccctgacttccagtgaagagaaatccCTACATAGAAagactggcccacacagagtcctgacctcaaccccatccaacacttttgggatgaactggaacggagattgtgagccaggccttttggtccaacatcagtgtgtgacctcacaaatgctctactgcatgaatgggcacaaattcccacagaaacactccaacatgttgtggaaagccttcacagaagagtggaagctgttagagctgcaaagctgtctgtgtgtttagactgtaatgtcattaaagtccctgctggtgtgatggtcaggtggcccaatacttttgtctatgtagtgtgtATGTTTTAGTTACTTTATTTCTGTGCGTTTTTATGCCATTTAATTTGTACGTATTTATGCATCTGTGTTACATCGATAACCAGTCACTAAAGATCCATtagaaatgtgacaaaacaaaacaaaacgcaCCAGGTTTTGTTGGATTCGGATTCTAAATATTCAATGTAACACAGTTACTGTTTTGGCACCaccttttctttaattttccaACAATACACACAGCTTTTCTGTGATATCGCTCACCTGACTGTTTGCCAACACGTGGGGGCTTCTGGAAAggatgaaaacatcagagaaaatcCCTGTTGCCATAACAACGGCCCTATACCTTCTACCTCCTGCTCATCTTTCTCCATCCCTCTGCTGCAATGCATCACCCCCCCCGGGTATGCACCTCCCTCCCCCCAGCCTTCACCCATCCCAAAGACCGATTAGCCCGGCATCCTTCCACTGACACAC
This sequence is a window from Scatophagus argus isolate fScaArg1 chromosome 9, fScaArg1.pri, whole genome shotgun sequence. Protein-coding genes within it:
- the LOC124065467 gene encoding uncharacterized protein LOC124065467 isoform X1; translation: MLGNFKSRKQRYLLLKCLWSRDTSKMILLTVTERGWTQWVLLHLMVSGARSLVTVHQPPVLTAVLGRDVTMPCQLNISHDEKMVNSPVLYWVYFKDNTSHVKLWPPTENYQGRVALLDENVNSSDKSILFKSIHWADSGKYLCKLSIITAENNKRSRKTGNGTLLTVYDTMIFARHNDSLLCCSVNVTRDAEFVLSIYHGGSKLQSVDSFSGDFSAALPYVTLSETISLRSGGNYECQLHLNEELVTKSNFHYGPNAGVGGSTEKNVSTTPEPDEEVFPEPWPLYGGLLLVPIVILLILVTALLMHRGQVR
- the LOC124065467 gene encoding uncharacterized protein LOC124065467 isoform X2 is translated as MLGNFKSRKQRYLLLKCLWSRDTSKMILLTVTERGWTQWVLLHLMVSGARSLVTVHQPPVLTAVLGRDVTMPCQLNISHDEKMVNSPVLYWVYFKDNTSHVKLWPPTENYQGRVALLDENVNSSDKSILFKSIHWADSGKYLCKLSIITAENNKRSRKTGNGTLLTVYDTMIFARHNDSLLCCSVNVTRDAEFVLSIYHGGSKLQSVDSFSGDFSAALPYVTLSETISLRSGGNYECQLHLNEELVTKSNFHYGPNEPDEEVFPEPWPLYGGLLLVPIVILLILVTALLMHRGQVR
- the LOC124065467 gene encoding uncharacterized protein LOC124065467 isoform X3, yielding MILLTVTERGWTQWVLLHLMVSGARSLVTVHQPPVLTAVLGRDVTMPCQLNISHDEKMVNSPVLYWVYFKDNTSHVKLWPPTENYQGRVALLDENVNSSDKSILFKSIHWADSGKYLCKLSIITAENNKRSRKTGNGTLLTVYDTMIFARHNDSLLCCSVNVTRDAEFVLSIYHGGSKLQSVDSFSGDFSAALPYVTLSETISLRSGGNYECQLHLNEELVTKSNFHYGPNAGVGGSTEKNVSTTPEPDEEVFPEPWPLYGGLLLVPIVILLILVTALLMHRGQVR
- the LOC124065467 gene encoding uncharacterized protein LOC124065467 isoform X4 — encoded protein: MPCQLNISHDEKMVNSPVLYWVYFKDNTSHVKLWPPTENYQGRVALLDENVNSSDKSILFKSIHWADSGKYLCKLSIITAENNKRSRKTGNGTLLTVYDTMIFARHNDSLLCCSVNVTRDAEFVLSIYHGGSKLQSVDSFSGDFSAALPYVTLSETISLRSGGNYECQLHLNEELVTKSNFHYGPNAGVGGSTEKNVSTTPEPDEEVFPEPWPLYGGLLLVPIVILLILVTALLMHRGQVR